GAAATGGGTCACGAAATCATCGGCGGCCACCAGGGTATCGAAGGTCGACCGCAGGGGTTCGTCGAGCACACTGCCGTGGGCCCAGCTCAAGCGTGCCCGCAGCTCGGGCGCAAGGCCTTCCGCCTTGGCAGCCAGGTAGCCCAGCATCGCCTCGCTGATGTCCACCCCGTGCACCCGGTGGCCATCCTCCAGCAACGGCAGGGCCAGGCGCCCGGTGCCGCAGCCGATGTCCAGCACCTGGCGCGCAGGCCCGCGCAGTTGCTCGCGGTACCAGGCGATGGTGTTGGCGGAGTCGGCGTCCCCGGCGCTGGCATCGAACAAGGCCGGGTCGTAGAAGTTCGCCAGCCAGGGCGGGTCGAGGGTCATGTCGCGAAGGTTCATAGGGTCACCCGGTAGTTGGCCCACTCCGGCTCCAGCCAGTCTTCCAGGTCCATGTAGCGGCGCTCGTAGCACCAGTTGCAATCGGCGCACTGCTTGATGGCCGGCCCGCCCAGGCGTTGGTGGTGTTCGGCGCGCAACTGGCGCATCTCGGGGCCATTCCAGAAGGCCGCGAAACCGCCCTGCTGCCAGTCGCCGAAGGTGAACTCGTCGCGGCCGTTGAGGTGGTCGCAAAAACCCAGGCGCCCACGGCTGTTGATGTAGAGGTATTGCCAGGGATGGATGCAGACCTTGTTCACGGCGTGGGGCTGGATGCTGGCCGCGGACAGCGCCGCCGACAGCTCGAGTTGCAGGTGGTGCCGGCGCTGCAGCTGGGCGAGCCGCGCCATCACCGTGGCGACCTTTTCGCTGTGGTACTCCAGGCGGTTGGGGTCGTCATCGGGCGCCCACAGCGGTTCGAACTTGAACCGGCGTACGCCCAGTTCCATACCCAGGGTGACGATGGCTTCCAGTTCGTCGAGGTTGCGCCCGCTGACGGTCACGCACAGGTAGAGTTTTTCCGCCGGGTCATGCCCGGCCTCGCGCTGGGCCTCGGTGAGCAGGCACAGGTTGCCCAGCACCTGCCGAAGGTCGGCGCCACCACGCAGTTCGCGAAACAGCGGCGCCGTGGCGGCATCGAACGAAACACCAACGGTGATGCCTTCATGCCCCAGGCGTTGCCACAGCTGCGGTTTGCGCACCACCGCGTTGGTGATCAGCTTGAGCTTGACCGGATAGCCCAGCGCCACGTCCAGGTAGTCGAGAAAGCCAGGCACGATGGTGCTTTCGCCCCATCCACGCAAGTCGACGAATTCGGCGCTGGGAAACAACGCGGCTGCCATTTCCTTGAACATCGGCAGCGGCAGGATATTGCCCTTGACCGGGCTGCAACGACACATCGGGCAGACCAGGTTACAGCGGTCCGTCAACTCGACGTAAATTGCTCGCGGTAGTTCGGCATGGGTCACCGGATCACTGCAGGCACTTTTAAGCTGAATAAACTGAACATTATCAGTCATGACCTGACGCCCCTACTTCCCTGTTTGTCCGTGGGACCAAGAATTTGACTATTCCCTAGCCTCGACGCCGAATACTTTCTGCCTGCCAGGCGCGCGGTGAAGTTCTACGATAGCACTGGATTTCAGCGGCGCAATATTTTTCGAACCCATGAAAAAACCTACTAAAACCCTGCCGACCAACGGCACAAGAAGGGGCTTTAAGCCCTGCTAAGCTGGGCATTCAGCGCGCCGTCAACGTGCAAACAAACTTCATGATGACTAGTGCTTTTTATATAACTCCAAGACAATAAGCTTATCGCCAAGGCAGGGAATCCGCCCAAGTAAAAACCGCCTAGGATGGCGCTTGCATTGTGAGCCAGTCGCACAATGAATCACGCCCCACATACACAGTTGTATATTGGGAGTCGCTCACCCTTGATTATTACCCGCACGCCTTATCGCATTTCTTTCTTTGGCGGTGGCACGGATTATCCTGCCTGGTACAAAACCCATGGCGGCGCAGTACTGTCCACCGCCATCGACAAGTATTGCTATATCAGCTGCCGCCACCTGCCACCGTTCTTCGAACATCGGTTCCGCATTGCCTATTCCCGAATCGAGAACGTGATGCACCCCCGCGAGATCGAACACCCTGCGGTGCGCGCGGTTTTGCAATACCTGGGCTGCGAGGACGGCCTGGAGATCCACGTCGACAGCGACCTGCCAGCCCGCTCGGGCATGGGCTCCAGTTCCGCCTTCACCGTCGGCCTGCTGCACGCGCTGAAGGCCCTGCAGGGCCACGCCATCGCCCGTGAAGCACTGGCCAGGCTGGCCCAGCATGTAGAACAGCAGGTCGTCGGTGAAAGCGTCGGCTCCCAGGACCAGATCGCCGCCGCGGTCGGCGGCTTCAACCGTATCGACTTCCTGCGCGGCGATGGCGGTTTCACCATCACCCCGGCCGATGTGCCAAGGCCTCGACTCGAGGCGCTGCAAGATCACTTGATGCTGTTCTTCACCGGGTTTTCCAGGATCGCGGCCAAAGTTGCCCAGTCGAAGATCGACAACCTGGGCAACCGTGTCGCTGAGCTCAACCGCCTCCATGCCATGGTCGACGAGGCACTCGCCATCCTCCAGGGCCCGGGCCCCTTGGAGGCCGTTGGTGAGTTGCTGCATTGCAGCTGGCTGCTCAAGAAGAACCTGTCGAACCAGGTCAGCAATCAAGACATCGATCACCTCTACAGCATTGCCCGGTCGGCGGGCGCCATTGGCGGCAAGCTGCTGGGGGCCGGCGGTGGCGGCTTCATGCTGCTGTTCGTCCAACCCGAGCGGCAAGCCCAGGTCCGCGAAAGCCTGCGCGACCTTGTCCATGTGCCCTTCCGGTTCGAGCAGTCCGGCAGCCAACTGATGCGCTACCAGCCCAGCGCCCCCTGATACAGGAGCGCAAGACATGTCCATACGTACCGCGGTGGTTCTGGCCGGAGGCCTGGGCACACGCTTGCGCAGCCTGGTCAGCGACGTACCCAAGCCGATGGCGCCCATCGCCGGCAGGCCGTTTCTGGAGTACCTGTTCGACTACTGGATCGACCAGGGCGTCGAGCGCTTCGTGCTCTCGGTCGGCTATCGCCACGAAGCGATCGTCGAGCACTTCGCTGGACGCTACCGGGGTGCCACGCTGCACTATGCGCGGGAGCCGCAGCCCTTGGGCACAGGTGGCGGGTTGCTGATGGCGCTCGAACACCTGACCCAGGCCGACGAGCACTTCCTGCTGCTCAATGGCGACACCTGGTTCGCCCTGGACCTGGCCAGGTTTGAGCAATTTGCCGAGCAGCATCACGCAGACTGCTGCCTGGCGCTTCATCGCAATGGGGAACCCCGGCGCTACACGGGCATCACCCTGGATGACAAGGGTCACGTCCTGGGCTTTGCCCATGCCAGTGCCGATGCGCGGGCATGGATCAATGGCGGGGTCTACTGGATGCGCCGGGCGTGCCTGGAGGCCCTCGCTCATCGCGCCGGGCAGGCGCTGTCATTGGAGCAACAGTTGCTGCCGCAGTGGCTGGACAGCGGGTTGAATGTACTGGGCTTCGTGGCGTCGGGGCGGTTTATCGACATCGGGGTGCCCCATGATTATCAGCGAGCGAGTGCGTTGATCAATGCGCCGCGTTAGGGGTGCTCGACGAAGGTTTTGCAGTGTTCTTGAGATCGAGCGCCGCCCGCGCGGCGCTCGGTCTTGAGAGCGCTGCAACGCTGTCGACTGGCACCTACACCATCAGAACGTCATTTCCTTGACATCATCCGGCACGATCAGCTTGCCGGCGGTCTTCTCGATGATTTCCTCGACACTCACCCCCGGTGCGGTCTCGCGCAGGATGAACGCGCCGTTGTCGATCTCCAGGTACGCCAGGTCGGTCAGCACCTTGCGGATGCAGCCGGCACCGGTCAGCGGCAGGCTGCAGCGCGGCAGCAACTTGGACTCGCCGTCTTTCGAGGCGTGGGTCATGGTGACGATGATGTTGTCGGCACCGGCCACCAGGTCCATGGCGCCGCCCATGCCCTTGACCAGCTTGCCGGGGATCATCCACGAGGCGATGTTGCCTTCCACGTCAACCTCGAAAGCACCCAGCACGGTGAGGTCGACGTGGCCGCCACGGATCATGGCGAAGGATTGCGCCGAGTCGAAGATCGACGCGCCGCGGCGGGCGGTCACGGTCTGCTTGCCGGCGTTGATCATGTCGGCGTCGAGGGTGCTTTCGGTGGGGAACTCGCCCATGCCCAGCAGGCCGTTTTCCGACTGCAGCATCACGTCCATGTCGGCAGGCACGTAGTTGGCCACCAAGGTGGGGATGCCGATCCCCAGGTTGACGTAGTAGCCGTCCTTCAGTTCACGGGCGACGCGTTGCGCCATTTGTTCGCGGGTCAATGCCATGGTCAGGATCTCTTTGTTGTTCTTGAGGGCGGCGCTCAGGCCTTGACGGTGCGCTTTTCGATGCGCTTCTCGAAGGTGCCGACAATGACCCGGTCGACATAGATGCCCGGGGTGTGGATCTCGCTGGGCAGCAACACGCCTGGCTCGACGATCTCCTCGACCTCGACCACGGTGATCTTGCCGGCGCTGGCGGCCAGGGGGTTGAAGTTCTGCGCGGTGTGGCGGTACACCACGTTGCCGTAGTGGTCGGCCTTCCAGCCCTTGACGATGGCGAAGTCGCCGGTGATCGACTCTTCGAGGATGTACTTGCGGCCCTTGAACTCGCGCACTTCCTTGCCTTCGGCGACTGGGGTGCCGTAGCCGGTGGCGGTGAAGAAAGCCGGAATGCCGGCGCCGCCGGCGCGCATCTTCTCGGCCAGGGTGCCTTGGGGGGTAAGCTCGACTTCCAGCTCGCCGCTGAGCAACTGGCGCTCGAACTCGGCGTTTTCGCCCACGTAGGAGGCGATCATCTTGCGGATCTGCCGGTCCTCGAGCAGCACGCCCAGGCCGAAGCCGTCGACGCCGCAGTTGTTGGAGACCACGGTCAGGCCCTTGACCCCGCGGCGCTTGATCTCGGCGATGAGGTTCTCGGGGATGCCGCACAGGCCGAAGCCACCGGCCAGCACCGTCATGTCGTCGGTCAGGCCAGCCAGGGCCTGTTCATAAGTTGCTACACGCTTGTCCAGTCCGGCCATGCTCAGTCGCCTTTTGTAGTTGTTGGAACCGTACGGTCATCTTCACTGTAGTCGACTGATTTGTTAATTTTGTTTTCGTCATCGATTGATAATTTTTTCAAAACAAAGGTCGAGCCTGTCATGAACGTCAAGCAGCTGCGTGCCTTCGTCACCGTGGCCAAGTACCAGAGTTTCGCCCAGGCCGGCGAGCACCTGCACGTGTCGCAACCGGCCCTGAGCCTGACCATCAAGGCCCTGGAGGACAACCTCGGCGGCGCCCTGCTCACCCGCACTACCCGCAGCGTCAGCCTGACGCCCGAGGGCGAGGTGCTGCTGCCCCTGGCCCGGCGCCTGCTGGCCGACTGGGACGACACCGAGGAGATGCTGCGCCAGCGCTTCACCCTGCAACTGGGCCGGGTGTCGGTGGCGGCCATGCCGGCGTTCGCTGGCAACCTGCTGCCGCAATCGCTGAAGGTGTTCCGCCAGCGTTATCCCAAGGTCAACGTCACCGTGCACGACGTGATCAACGAGCAGGTGCTGGAACTGGTGCGCCATCGCCGCGTCGAACTGGGCATTGGCTTTGAACCCGAAAGCAGCGAGGCACTGCGGTTCCACCCGTTGTACATGGACCGTTTCGTCGCCGTGGTGCCCGCCGACTCGCCACTGGCGCGCCAGCCGCAGGTGCGCTGGCAGGAACTGCTGGCCGAGGACTTCATCGCCCTGCAGCGGCCCTCGGCGGTGCGCTTGCTGCTCGAGCAGCACCTGGCCGCCGGCCATGGCAAGCTGGCGGTGGCCTTCGAGAGCCACCAGCTGGCGACCATCGGCCGCATGGTCGCCAGCGGCCTGGGCGTCAGCGCCGTGCCGGCCCTGTGCATCGAGCAGATGCAGCAGTTGGGCGCACGCTGCGTGCGGTTGGTCGAGCCCAGCGTCGAGCGGCGCATCGGCGTGATCGCCCTGAGCGATCACAATCTGTCGAAAGCCGCCGAGGCGCTGCTCGATGTCCTGCTTACCCATACCCACCCACAGGAGGTGATATGCGTTACCTGAATCTGGCGGGCAGCCGCGCTCCGCTCATTGGCCAGGGCACCTGGTACATGGGCGAGGACCCGGGGCGCCGGGCCGCCGAAGTGGCGGCCCTGCAACAAGGCATCGACCTGGGCCTGACGCTGATCGACACAGCAGAAATGTATGCCGAAGGTGGCGCCGAGCAGGTGGTCGGCCAGGCCATCGCCGGGCGCCGCGAGCAGGTGTTGCTGGTCAGCAAGGTCTACCCGCACAACGCCAGCCGGCGCGGTATGCCGGCCGCCTGCGAGCGCAGCCTGAAACGGCTGGGCACCGACTGCATCGACCTGTACCTGCTGCACTGGCGTGGGCAGTACCCGCTGGAGGAGACCGTGGAAGCCTTCGAGCGGTTGATCGAGCAAGGCAAGATCCGCCATTGGGGCGTGTCTAACTTCGACCTGGACGACCTGCGCGAGCTGAACAACACCGCCTGCGCCAGCAACCAGGTGCTGTACAACCCGGCCGAACGCGGCATCGAGTTCGACCTGCTGCCCTGGAGCCGCGCGCAGCAGTTGCCCACCATGGCCTACTGCCCGCTGGCCCAGGCCGGGCGCTTGTTGCGCCATCCGCTGCTGGCCCAGATTGGCGAACGCCATGGCGCCACGCCAGCCCAGGTGAGCCTGGCCTGGGTGACCCGCGGCGAGGGTGTGATCGCGATTCCCAAGGCGGTGAGCCCGGACCACGTGCGCCTGAACGCACAAGCCGCCGAGCTGGTGCTGAGCGAGGAAGATCTACGGGCCATCGACCAGGCGTTCGCGCCCCCGACCCGCAAGCAGCGCCTGGCGATGGTCTGAGCCCACCTGTAGGCGCCAGCCTTGCTGGCGAACCAAGCGCTGTGGTGGCTGGGCCTTCGTCTCAGGTTTTTTCGTGCAGGGCCTAATGAAAATCCCGACTACGCACATCCAGCCCATGCAATAACGGGCTGATGTCCTCCAGCCGCCGGGCAATCAGGTGCCGCACGCCCTTCTCCTGCTCCAGCCGCCCGCTGACCTTGAGCAACTGTGCCCCCACCAGCGCCCGCCGTTGCCGCTCGGCCAGGTCGCGCCAGACCACCACGTTGACCATCCCGTGTTCATCTTCGAGGGTGACGAAGGTCACGCCGCTGGCGGTTTGCGGGCGCTGGCGGCCGACCACGATACCGGCCACCGCCACGCTGTCGCCATGCGCGACGCCCGCCAGCTCATGGCAGCTGCGGCAACCCAGCGCCCGCAGGCGCGGGCGCAGCAGCGTCAAGGGATGCGGCCCCAGGGTCGTGCCCAGCGTGTGATAGTCGGCCACCAGGTCCTCGCCCAGCGTCGGCACAGGCAATTCAACCGAGGCTTCCGGCGCCGCCTCGAGCTGGGCGAACAACGGCAACTGTGCCTGCACCGCTGCCACTTGCCAACGCGCCTGGTGCCGGTCGCGGGCCAGGGCGCGCAGGGCTCCGGCGTCCGCCAGCCGCGCCCTGGCCCTGGCATCCAGCCCGGCCCGCAGGCACAAGTCTTCGACATCGCGCCAGGGCCGCTGCGTGCGTGCCTGTTCCAGGCGCCTGGCATCCGCCTCGTTGAAACCACGGATCTGACGCAGCCCCAGGCGAATCGCCAGGACGCCCTCGCCCACGGGCTCCAGGGTGCAATCCCAGGCGCTGTGGAACACATCCACCGGGCGCACCTCGACGCCCTGGCGACGCACGTCCTGAAGCAACTGGTCAGGGCTGTAGAAGCCCATCGGCCAGCTGTTGACCAGGGCGCAGGTGAAGATCGCCGGCTCATGGCACTTGAGCCAACTGCTGGCATAGCACAGCAAGGCGAAGCTGGCCGCGTGGGACTCGGGGAAGCCATAGCTGCCAAAGCCCTTGATCTGCTCGAAGATGCGCTCGGCGAAGGCCCGTTCGTAGCCATTGCGCAACATGCCGTCGATCAGCCGCGCCCGGTGTGGCTCCAGGCCGCCATGACGCTTCCAGGCCGCCATGCTGCGGCGCAGCTGGTCGGCCTCGCCGGGGCTGTAGTCGGCGGCGACCATGGCCAGCTCCATGACCTGCTCCTGGAACAGCGGCACGCCCAGGGTGCGTTCGAACACGGCCTTGAGCTGTTCCGAGGGGTAGGTGACCGGTTCCTGTTTCAGCCGCCGGCGCAGGTACGGGTGGACCATGTCGCCCTGGATCGGCCCGGGGCGCACGATCGCCACCTCGATCACCAGGTCGTAGAATTTTTCCGGTTTCAACCGCGGCAACATGGCCATCTGCGCCCGTGACTCGATCTGGAACACGCCCATGGTCTCGGCGCGGCCGATCATCGCGTAGGTGGCCGGGTCTTCCTTGGGCAGCGTCGCCAAGCGGTAGTGCTGCCCGCGGTGCAGGGCCATCAGGTCGAAGCAGCGGCGCAGCGCGCTGAGCATGCCCAGGGCCAAAACATCGACCTTGAGCAGGCCGACCATGTCCAGGTCGTCCTTGTCCCACTGGATCACCGTGCGCTCGGCCATGGCCGCGTTTTCCACCGGCACCAGCTGGTCCAGGGGCTGTTCGGAAATGACGAAGCCGCCCGGATGTTGCGACAGGTGCCGGGGGAAGCCGATCAGTTCGCCTGCCAGCACCAGGATGCGCCGCAACGACGGGCTCTGCGCGTCGAACCCGGCCTCGGCCAGGCGCTCGGCATCCGGGATCCGGTCACTCCAGCGCCCGCAGCACTTGGCCAGGGCATCCACCTGGTCGCTCGGCAGCCCCAGCACCCGCGCCACATCGCGCACCGCCCCCGCGGCGTGGTAGCTGCTGACCACCGCCGTCAATGCCGCACGGTGCCGGCCGTAGCGCCGGAAGACGTACTGGATGACTTCCTCGCGCCGGTCATGTTCGAAATCCACGTCGATATCCGGTGGCTCGTTGCGCTCGCGGGACAAGAAGCGCTCGAACAGCAGCCGATGCTCCATCGGGTCGAGTTCGGTGATGCCCAGCACGAAGCACACCACCGAGTTGGCCGCCGAACCGCGGCCCTGGCACAGGATGCGCTGGCCACGGGCGAAGGCGACGATATCGTGGACGGTAAGGAAGTAGCTCTCGTAGCCCAGTTCCTCGATCAGCGCCAACTCCCTGTCCAGCACCTCGCGCACCTTGGCGCTCGGCCCCTGCGGCCAGCGCTCGGGCAGGCCGCGCTCGCACAGCGCGCGCAACCAGCTGGCCGGGCTCTGGCCCGCGGGCACCAGCTCGCGGGGGTACTGGTACTGCAGCTCGGCCAGGTCGAAGCGGCAGCGCTCGGCGAGCAGCAGGGTCTGCGCCAGCAGGTCCGCCGGGTACAGCTCGCGCAACTGCTCGAGGGTACGCAGGTGGCGCTCGCCATTGGCGAACAGGAAGCGACCGGCCTCGGCCACCGGGCAATGCGCACGGATGGCGCTCATGCAATCCTGCAACGCGCGCCGGCCACGCGCATGCATGTGCACGTCGCCACAGGCCACCAGCGGTATGCCCGTGCGCAGGCCCAGGGCGCGCAGCGCGGCCAGGCGCCCCTCATCGTCGACACCGCGATGCAGGTGCACCGCCAGCCACAGGCGTTCAACGAACAGCGTTTGCAGCCAGGCCGCGTCGCCGCCCTCCGCCGCCGCGACCCACAACGCCAGCAACCCTTGGTGATGGGCCTCGAGGTCCTCGGCAAGCAGCTGGTAAGCGCCCTTCTCGGCCCGTCGCCGCGCCCGGGTGATCAACGCGCAGAGGTTCTGGTAACCCGTGAGATCCTGCACCAGCAGGACCAGCTTCGGCCCATGATGCACCTGCACCTCGCTACCGATGATCAGGGCGAGCCCATGCTGCTTGGCCGCCTGCCAGGCACGGACAATACCCGCCAAGGAGCATTCATCGGTGATCGCCAGGGCCTGGTAGCCCTGCTCGCGGGCTCGGCGAAACAGCTCGTCGGCGCTGGAAGCGCCGCGCTGGAAGCTGAAGTTCGACAGGCAATGCAGCTCCGCGTAGCCCGGCGCCTTCATGCGAACCAGCCTTGCAACCACAACGACCCGGGCGCCGCCAGGTCGCGGTAGGCCCAGCCACGCAGGCCATCGCGGGTTTCGACACGGTAGTAGTCGCGCCGCACATCGCCGCCGTCCCACCAGCCGGACTCGATGCGCTCGGCCGGCCCCAGCCACTGCAGCCCAGCCTCGCAGAGCAGCTGGGGCGTGGGCAGCAACCAGCCGGGGCGACTGCCGGGGGCCAGCAGCAGGCGCCCCTGGGCACCCTGCTGCGCCGCTTGCCAGGCGCATTCGGGGCGATGATCGGCTTCGGCGCGCAGGCCGCTGACCGCGTCATCGCCCAGCCGCGCGCGCAGGCGTTCGCGCAGTTGCTCCCAAGGCTGTGCCTGCTGGGCCCGGGCCTCGAACAAGGCCTGGTGCTGGGGCACGAAGGGAGGCAGGTCGGCGGCCAGCAGGCGCAGGTTGCGCACCGCTGCCGGAATGCGCAACGGCTCCAGGCGCCCCCGGGCCAGTTCGAACAGCATCGCGGCGTCACGCTCGGCGGCCAGCAGGCCGACCTTGAGCACGGTGTCTGGCCCTTGGGCATGCTCAAGGTGCAGTTCGAAACGCTGCACACCGCAATCGCGCCCGCCAAGGAACGCCGCCAGGTCGTTGATCAGGCGGCGCAAGGGGAACAGCAACGCCTGGTGCGACTCGACGTCGAAGTTCAGCTCCAGGCGCGCCTCGAAGCGGTCGGGGGGCTGGTAGAAATCCAGGCCCAGGGTGCGCAGGCCAAGCAACTGATCCAGGTGCAACTGCACCTGGGCACTGAAGCGCCTGGCCAAGGCCTCGCGCGGCAGGGCCAAGACCTGCCCGAGCCGACGCAGGCCCATGCGGGCGAACGCCTCGGCCGCCTCCGCCGGCAAGCCGACCCGCGCCACCGGCATGTTCAGCAAGGCGTCGCGCGTGCGCTGTGGGCAGGTCAAGGCCAGGCCGTCATGCCCATTGGCGAGCATCCGCGCCGCCACCGGGTTGCTGGCCACGACGATGCGCTGGCGCAGCCCCAGCTCGGCCAGTTCCTGGCGCAGGCGTGCCTCGAACAAGGGCCACGGGCCGAACAGCTGCAGGCTCGACCCCACCTCCAGCAACAAGGCCCGCGGGTAATGCAGGCTGACCTGCGCACTGAAGCGATAGGCCCAGGCGGCGAGCAACTGCTGGAGCTGCTCGAGGCGCGCCGGCTCGACCTCGACACAGCTGAAGCCATCGGCCAGGGCGCGGGCAGCCGTCAGCGTCTGCCCGGCGCGCAGGCCCAGGGCCCGTGCCGGCTCATTGACGGCCTGGAGTACACGGCGCTGGGTCGGTCCGCCGATCAGTGCCAGCGGCGTATCAGGGTCGTCACGCTCACGCAGGACGGTGTCCAGCGCCAGCTGGGGAAGCAGGATGCAGGCCCAGAGCATGATCCATCACCCCCGCCCCGGACAGGCGATCGGCGCCGCCGGTGGCAGGCCGCCCCGGCACTTGAGCACGCGCCATTGTGCCGGCCGGGTGTCGATGGCGATGCGCAGGGCCGCAGGCGACGGGTTGTGCGCGGCCTGCTGCCCGCGGCAGGCAAAGGCCAGGGCCTCGCCGGTCTCCGCCGCGACTTGCAGGCGCCGCAGCGCGCGGTCGTCGGCGCGCTCCGGCCAACACAACACCGCCGCGCAGCTGCCCGAACGCAGGCATTGCTCCGCCGCCCACAAACTGTCGCTGCCCTGGGCCGCGACCTGCACCAGCCTGGCCAGGTCCACCCCCGCCGCCTGCCAGGCCGGGGCATAGGGAATGAAGGGTGGCGCCACCAGCACCACCCGCTCACCCGCCGTCGTCAGCCGCGCCAGCGTCGGCCACAGCAACTGCAGCTCGCCACTGCCCGGGCTGGCCAGCAGCAGTTCGCTGAGCGCCGCGGCCGGCCAGCCACCATCGGGCAGCCGCGCATCGAGGGCGGCATGGCCGCTGGGCTGCAAGGCCTGCGGGCGCGCCTGGGCTTGCCGCCCGCGCCAGACCTGGCGCTGGTCGAGCAAGCGCTCGAGGTCGACCACCGCGCCCATCAATCGCGCCTCAGCAGGCCGCAGAACACGCCCTCGATGAACAACTCGCGCTCCGGACCGACGTCAATCGGCGCATAGGCGGGGTTGCGCGGCAACAGGCGATAGCCGTCACGGGTGCGTTGCAAGCGCTTGATGGTCACCTCGCCATCGAGCCGGGCGACCACGATCTGCCCATCGCGGGCCTCACCCTGCTGGCGAATGCCGACCAGGTCGCCGTCGAAGATGCCGTCGTCGATCATCGAATCGCCACGCACCTTGAGCAGGTAGTCCGGGGTGCGGCGGAACAGGCTGGGGTCGAGCAGCAGTTGCTCGTGGATGCCGAGGTCCGGGCCGATGGGGGCACCCGCGGCGACCTGGCCGAGCACGGGCACCTCGAGGATTTCCGGGCGGCGCAAGGGTTCGGCCAGGCGGATGCCCCGTGCCTGGTTGGGGGTGACGTCGATGAAACCGGCCTGGTGCAGGGCGGTGATGTGTTTGCGCGCCACGCTGCGCGAGGCGAAACCGAAGCGCTCGGCGATGTCGGCCAGCGACGGCGGCTGGCCTTGATCGGTGATGCGCTCGCGGATGAACGCGAGGATGGCGCGGCGTTTGGGGGTCAGATTGTCCATGGAGCACATTTGTACTCTTTTCGGGTAACGCTGAACAGCCCCCTTCGTCGCAAGCTGTGGCGTGATCAAAACGGACAAGACCCAAAAGCGCTAAGTCAAAAACCCAAATCGACCCTGCC
The window above is part of the Pseudomonas muyukensis genome. Proteins encoded here:
- a CDS encoding SPASM domain-containing protein encodes the protein MCRCSPVKGNILPLPMFKEMAAALFPSAEFVDLRGWGESTIVPGFLDYLDVALGYPVKLKLITNAVVRKPQLWQRLGHEGITVGVSFDAATAPLFRELRGGADLRQVLGNLCLLTEAQREAGHDPAEKLYLCVTVSGRNLDELEAIVTLGMELGVRRFKFEPLWAPDDDPNRLEYHSEKVATVMARLAQLQRRHHLQLELSAALSAASIQPHAVNKVCIHPWQYLYINSRGRLGFCDHLNGRDEFTFGDWQQGGFAAFWNGPEMRQLRAEHHQRLGGPAIKQCADCNWCYERRYMDLEDWLEPEWANYRVTL
- a CDS encoding GHMP family kinase ATP-binding protein, giving the protein MIITRTPYRISFFGGGTDYPAWYKTHGGAVLSTAIDKYCYISCRHLPPFFEHRFRIAYSRIENVMHPREIEHPAVRAVLQYLGCEDGLEIHVDSDLPARSGMGSSSAFTVGLLHALKALQGHAIAREALARLAQHVEQQVVGESVGSQDQIAAAVGGFNRIDFLRGDGGFTITPADVPRPRLEALQDHLMLFFTGFSRIAAKVAQSKIDNLGNRVAELNRLHAMVDEALAILQGPGPLEAVGELLHCSWLLKKNLSNQVSNQDIDHLYSIARSAGAIGGKLLGAGGGGFMLLFVQPERQAQVRESLRDLVHVPFRFEQSGSQLMRYQPSAP
- a CDS encoding nucleotidyltransferase family protein — protein: MSIRTAVVLAGGLGTRLRSLVSDVPKPMAPIAGRPFLEYLFDYWIDQGVERFVLSVGYRHEAIVEHFAGRYRGATLHYAREPQPLGTGGGLLMALEHLTQADEHFLLLNGDTWFALDLARFEQFAEQHHADCCLALHRNGEPRRYTGITLDDKGHVLGFAHASADARAWINGGVYWMRRACLEALAHRAGQALSLEQQLLPQWLDSGLNVLGFVASGRFIDIGVPHDYQRASALINAPR
- a CDS encoding CoA transferase subunit B; this encodes MALTREQMAQRVARELKDGYYVNLGIGIPTLVANYVPADMDVMLQSENGLLGMGEFPTESTLDADMINAGKQTVTARRGASIFDSAQSFAMIRGGHVDLTVLGAFEVDVEGNIASWMIPGKLVKGMGGAMDLVAGADNIIVTMTHASKDGESKLLPRCSLPLTGAGCIRKVLTDLAYLEIDNGAFILRETAPGVSVEEIIEKTAGKLIVPDDVKEMTF
- a CDS encoding CoA transferase subunit A, with amino-acid sequence MAGLDKRVATYEQALAGLTDDMTVLAGGFGLCGIPENLIAEIKRRGVKGLTVVSNNCGVDGFGLGVLLEDRQIRKMIASYVGENAEFERQLLSGELEVELTPQGTLAEKMRAGGAGIPAFFTATGYGTPVAEGKEVREFKGRKYILEESITGDFAIVKGWKADHYGNVVYRHTAQNFNPLAASAGKITVVEVEEIVEPGVLLPSEIHTPGIYVDRVIVGTFEKRIEKRTVKA
- a CDS encoding LysR family transcriptional regulator, with amino-acid sequence MNVKQLRAFVTVAKYQSFAQAGEHLHVSQPALSLTIKALEDNLGGALLTRTTRSVSLTPEGEVLLPLARRLLADWDDTEEMLRQRFTLQLGRVSVAAMPAFAGNLLPQSLKVFRQRYPKVNVTVHDVINEQVLELVRHRRVELGIGFEPESSEALRFHPLYMDRFVAVVPADSPLARQPQVRWQELLAEDFIALQRPSAVRLLLEQHLAAGHGKLAVAFESHQLATIGRMVASGLGVSAVPALCIEQMQQLGARCVRLVEPSVERRIGVIALSDHNLSKAAEALLDVLLTHTHPQEVICVT
- a CDS encoding aldo/keto reductase, with amino-acid sequence MRYLNLAGSRAPLIGQGTWYMGEDPGRRAAEVAALQQGIDLGLTLIDTAEMYAEGGAEQVVGQAIAGRREQVLLVSKVYPHNASRRGMPAACERSLKRLGTDCIDLYLLHWRGQYPLEETVEAFERLIEQGKIRHWGVSNFDLDDLRELNNTACASNQVLYNPAERGIEFDLLPWSRAQQLPTMAYCPLAQAGRLLRHPLLAQIGERHGATPAQVSLAWVTRGEGVIAIPKAVSPDHVRLNAQAAELVLSEEDLRAIDQAFAPPTRKQRLAMV